Genomic DNA from Erythrobacter aureus:
ATGATTTCGCGGCCGTTATAATATCCGCAATGCGGGCACAGATTGTGCGGACGCTTGAGTTCACCACAGTTCGAGCACTCGTGATGAGCTTCGACCTTGAGCGAATCATGCGCACGGCGGTTGCCGCGACGGTGGGGCGATACTTTCCTCTTG
This window encodes:
- the rpmF gene encoding 50S ribosomal protein L32, which translates into the protein MAVPKRKVSPHRRGNRRAHDSLKVEAHHECSNCGELKRPHNLCPHCGYYNGREIIAVGL